From the genome of Miscanthus floridulus cultivar M001 chromosome 10, ASM1932011v1, whole genome shotgun sequence, one region includes:
- the LOC136486481 gene encoding transcription factor GTE12-like, with protein MMAQACKKRRVYISSESGDSDTDSDVEGSKLSRQFGVPSISTCQHHYKVKAASMKSSRMIRLCGNIVRKLIDHKGGWLFKEPVDPVLYRIPDYFDVIRNPMDLGTVKNKLTKKQYASIEEFAADVRLTFSNAMKYNPPENDVHKVAKELNVIFDSEWESVQRKFRGRNPTQEQQTTKVIKVRAIMDSKSTVAREPVACSNSKPLVARGPVTGSNLIAKKTLTDALSSKVKIKFSVRSSEHTSSKDVPVQAAGSKEGSLNHSVPTGNKEASLNCALPFVKENAKISRIRETEGSSGSIGNESWSCNDTSTSPLASSAQGEESYLHDEPLSPSKALRAAMLRSRFAGTIVKAQQKALLDHGKNIDPVKLQLEKERLEKRQQEEKARIEAQVKAAEAAAQRKFDEEMRMKREREREAARLALRMMKKTVDIDNSDFLKELENFSETWQSNTPGKLIVDFIDGDLPPGLGSPLERLGLFMKNDFEDEVELEMEDSASPSMDVDMRKDSQEDIGHEMQDSISPVTVIGMKNDSQGAEGHEMEDSLPSTVIDTKKDSEEETEHEMVDSVSPLMDVDTEEGEISC; from the exons ATGATGGCACAAGCCTGTAAGAAGAGGAGAGTTTATATAAGCAGTGAATCGGGAGACTCTGATACAGATTCTGATGTTGAGGGAAGCAAATTATCTCGACAGTTTGGGGTGCCATCAATTTCTACATGCCAGCACCATTATAAGGTCAAGGCTGCAAGTATGAAAAGTAGCAGGATGATTAGGTTGTGTGGAAATATTGTAAGGAAGCTCATTGATCACAAAGGTGGCTGGCTTTTCAAAGAACCTGTTGATCCAGTGCTATATAGGATTCCCGATTACTTCGATGTTATCCGCAACCCAATGGATTTGGGTACTGTAAAGAATAAACTCACAAAAAAGCAATATGCAAGCATCGAGGAGTTTGCCGCAGATGTGAGGCTAACATTTTCAAATGCTATGAAGTACAATCCTCCAGAAAATGATGTACATAAGGTCGCTAAAGAATTGAATGTAATATTTGACTCAGAATGGGAATCAGTACAAAGGAAATTTAGGGGCCGAAACCCTACGCAAGAGCAGCAGACAACGAAGGTCATAAAAGTTCGAGCTATCATGGATTCAAAGTCTACAGTTGCTAGAGAGCCAGTTGCATGCTCAAATTCAAAACCTTTGGTTGCGAGAGGGCCAGTAACTGGTTCAAATTTGATTGCAAAGAAGACACTGACAGATGCATTATCCTCCAAA GTAAAAATTAAATTTTCCGTGCGCAGCTCTGAGCATACCTCTTCCAAAG ATGTACCTGTTCAAGCAGCTGGTAGCAAAGAGGGGTCCTTAAATCACTCTGTTCCTACTGGCAACAAAGAGGCATCTTTGAATTGTGCTCTTCCTTTCGTGAAG GAAAATGCTAAAATTTCAAGGATACGAGAAACTGAGGGCAGCTCTGGTTCAATTG GAAATGAATCGTGGTCTTGCAATGACACTTCTACTTCGCCTCTTGCTTCCTCTGCGCAAG GTGAGGAAAGTTACCTTCATGATGAACCTTTATCACCAAGCAAAGCTCTTCGTGCAGCAATGCTCAGGAGTCGTTTTGCTGGGACTATTGTGAAGGCTCAACAGAAGGCACTTCTGGATCAT GGGAAGAATATAGACCCTGTAAAATTGCAATTGGAAAAGGAGAGGCTGGAAAAAAGGCAGCAAGAAG AGAAAGCAAGGATTGAGGCCCAGGTGAAGGCTGCTGAAGCAGCTGCACAACGGAAGTTTGATGAAGAAATGAGGATGAAGAGAGAGCGGGAAAGGGAAGCAGCACGGCTGGCACTACGCATG ATGAAGAAGACTGTTGATATTGACAACAGTGACTTCCTAAAGGAGCTGGAGAACTTCAGCGAAACGTGGCAGTCCAATACACCTGGCAAATTAATCGTGGATTTCATCGATGGGGACTTGCCACCGGGGTTAGGGAGCCCGCTGGAGAGGCTTGGCCTGTTCATGAAGAACGATTTCGAGGATGAGGTGGAACTGGAAATGGAGGACAGCGCATCACCCTCGATGGACGTTGACATGAGGAAAGATTCCCAGGAAGACATAGGGCATGAAATGCAGGACAGCATATCACCCGTGACGGTCATTGGCATGAAGAATGACTCCCAGGGAGCGGAAGGGCATGAAATGGAGGACAGCCTACCATCCACAGTCATTGACACAAAGAAAGATTCCGAAGAAGAGACAGAACATGAGATGGTGGACAGCGTATCACCTTTGATGGATGTTGACACCGAGGAAGGAGAGATCAGCTGCTGA